A stretch of the Haliaeetus albicilla chromosome 17, bHalAlb1.1, whole genome shotgun sequence genome encodes the following:
- the RTN4IP1 gene encoding reticulon-4-interacting protein 1, mitochondrial isoform X2: MLSRGAASGRALRGAVRAGGQPPVRGLRASPRARCAMPSWVIDRYGRNDVLRFTRDMVFPTIHFPNEVIIKVHAASLNPIDLSMRSGYGATALNMKRDPLKLKTTETEFPLTLGRDVSGVVMECGLSVSYFKPGDEVWAAIPPWKQGTLSEFVVASGNEVSFKPKCLSHTEAASLPYVGLTAWSAVNQVGGLNQSNCSGKRVLILGASGGVGTFAVQLLKAWGADVTAVCSHDASTLMKKLGADNVIDYRSGNLEEQLKTLPLFDFILDNVGGSTEKWALDLLKKWSGATYVTLVTPFLINMDKLGVADGMLQTGVTVGSKTVKHLFKGVHYRWAFFMPSGRSLDEIAELVDSGKCIIVDNKKLNHSVSF, translated from the exons ATGCTGTCGCGGGGGGCGGCGAGCGGGCGGGCGCTGCGCGGGGCGgtgcgggcgggcgggcagccgCCGGTCCGCGGCCTCCGCGCCTCTCCGCGGGCGCGGTGCGCCATGCCCTCCTGGGTCATAGACCGGTACGGCCGCAACGACGTGCTGCGCTTCACCAGGGACATGGTGTTCCCCACCATACACTTCCCGAACGAGGTCATCATTAAGGTTCACGCCGCAAGCCTGAACCCCATCGACCTTAGCATGAGAA GTGGTTATGGTGCAACCGCATTGAATATGAAGCGGGATCCCCTGAAACTCAAAACCACAGAGACTGAATTTCCACTAACACTTGGTCGAGATGTCTCTGGTGTTGTTATGGAATGCGGACTGAGCGTGTCTTATTTCAAACCTGGAGATGAG gTGTGGGCAGCAATTCCTCCATGGAAACAGGGCACTCTGTCAGAATTTGTGGTGGCTAGTGGAAACGAG gtGTCTTTTAAGCCAAAGTGTCTCAGTCACACAGAAGCTGCCTCCTTACCATATGTAGGTCTCACAGCCTGGTCTGCAGTTAACCAAGTTGGAGGACTGAACCAAAGTAATTGCAGTGGGAAAAG AGTATTAATATTAGGAGCTTCAGGAGGAGTTGGTACATTTGCTGTACAG CTACTGAAGGCCTGGGGTGCTGACGTGACAGCAGTTTGTTCTCATGATGCCAGCACACTGATGAAAAAGCTTGGAGCGGATAATGTGATTGATTACAGATCTGGAAATCTGGAAGAGCAACTTAAAACATTACCCTT ATTTGATTTCATCCTAGATAATGTTGGTGGATCCACTGAGAAGTGGGCTCTAGATCTCCTGAAGAAATGGTCAGGAGCAACGTATGTTACCTTAGTGACACCTTTCCTGATCAATATGGACAAACTTGGAGTGGCTGATGGCATGTTACAAACAGGAGTCACCGTTGGTTCCAAAACTGTAAAG CATCTCTTTAAAGGAGTCCATTATCGGTGGGCATTTTTTATGCCAAGTGGCCGAAGTTTGGATGAAATAGCAGAACTAGTTGATTCTGGAAAG
- the RTN4IP1 gene encoding reticulon-4-interacting protein 1, mitochondrial isoform X1, with protein sequence MLSRGAASGRALRGAVRAGGQPPVRGLRASPRARCAMPSWVIDRYGRNDVLRFTRDMVFPTIHFPNEVIIKVHAASLNPIDLSMRSGYGATALNMKRDPLKLKTTETEFPLTLGRDVSGVVMECGLSVSYFKPGDEVWAAIPPWKQGTLSEFVVASGNEVSFKPKCLSHTEAASLPYVGLTAWSAVNQVGGLNQSNCSGKRVLILGASGGVGTFAVQLLKAWGADVTAVCSHDASTLMKKLGADNVIDYRSGNLEEQLKTLPLFDFILDNVGGSTEKWALDLLKKWSGATYVTLVTPFLINMDKLGVADGMLQTGVTVGSKTVKHLFKGVHYRWAFFMPSGRSLDEIAELVDSGKIQPVIDQVFSFSEVPKAFLKLEGGHARGKTVIDVIGKK encoded by the exons ATGCTGTCGCGGGGGGCGGCGAGCGGGCGGGCGCTGCGCGGGGCGgtgcgggcgggcgggcagccgCCGGTCCGCGGCCTCCGCGCCTCTCCGCGGGCGCGGTGCGCCATGCCCTCCTGGGTCATAGACCGGTACGGCCGCAACGACGTGCTGCGCTTCACCAGGGACATGGTGTTCCCCACCATACACTTCCCGAACGAGGTCATCATTAAGGTTCACGCCGCAAGCCTGAACCCCATCGACCTTAGCATGAGAA GTGGTTATGGTGCAACCGCATTGAATATGAAGCGGGATCCCCTGAAACTCAAAACCACAGAGACTGAATTTCCACTAACACTTGGTCGAGATGTCTCTGGTGTTGTTATGGAATGCGGACTGAGCGTGTCTTATTTCAAACCTGGAGATGAG gTGTGGGCAGCAATTCCTCCATGGAAACAGGGCACTCTGTCAGAATTTGTGGTGGCTAGTGGAAACGAG gtGTCTTTTAAGCCAAAGTGTCTCAGTCACACAGAAGCTGCCTCCTTACCATATGTAGGTCTCACAGCCTGGTCTGCAGTTAACCAAGTTGGAGGACTGAACCAAAGTAATTGCAGTGGGAAAAG AGTATTAATATTAGGAGCTTCAGGAGGAGTTGGTACATTTGCTGTACAG CTACTGAAGGCCTGGGGTGCTGACGTGACAGCAGTTTGTTCTCATGATGCCAGCACACTGATGAAAAAGCTTGGAGCGGATAATGTGATTGATTACAGATCTGGAAATCTGGAAGAGCAACTTAAAACATTACCCTT ATTTGATTTCATCCTAGATAATGTTGGTGGATCCACTGAGAAGTGGGCTCTAGATCTCCTGAAGAAATGGTCAGGAGCAACGTATGTTACCTTAGTGACACCTTTCCTGATCAATATGGACAAACTTGGAGTGGCTGATGGCATGTTACAAACAGGAGTCACCGTTGGTTCCAAAACTGTAAAG CATCTCTTTAAAGGAGTCCATTATCGGTGGGCATTTTTTATGCCAAGTGGCCGAAGTTTGGATGAAATAGCAGAACTAGTTGATTCTGGAAAG